Proteins found in one Paenibacillus borealis genomic segment:
- a CDS encoding pyridoxamine 5'-phosphate oxidase family protein, with amino-acid sequence MEYVQGFKEIMEVSAHLALATSMDNKPNVRVMSHFYDQEKGIVYVSTFKQSPKTAEFAANDKIAFTTLPEPAGRLVRVTDAIVKKSGHTVYDLKDGFTKNNPAFEGTLEKMGPMFDVYEFHFNEAIVTLGPMKMEKITL; translated from the coding sequence ATGGAATATGTACAAGGCTTCAAAGAAATTATGGAGGTCAGCGCACACCTGGCCCTAGCCACCTCAATGGATAATAAACCGAACGTGAGAGTGATGAGCCACTTCTACGATCAGGAGAAGGGCATTGTATATGTCTCCACCTTCAAGCAATCCCCCAAAACTGCAGAGTTCGCAGCCAATGATAAAATAGCCTTCACAACTCTCCCCGAACCCGCAGGCAGGCTGGTGCGCGTAACTGATGCTATCGTTAAGAAAAGCGGGCATACCGTATATGATTTGAAAGACGGCTTCACGAAAAACAATCCGGCCTTTGAAGGCACACTTGAAAAAATGGGCCCGATGTTTGATGTGTATGAGTTTCATTTCAATGAAGCCATTGTAACGCTGGGGCCGATGAAAATGGAGAAAATCACGCTATAG
- a CDS encoding FusB/FusC family EF-G-binding protein: protein MTTTFIRNHQYNYIKKQSDFVLKTLRSVADRRVLETVRYSAEVNVTEAFSSLTVDQEQMLKPISTLEKAEDFQQYISGFEPYLEPFPPITLKQIQKLFPKNKKMKLPDLASFDFRYVTYLAWADIATNKLFIVYPYEGQFIGVEGRIIPTHKKGYCLFCNRQQELAFLTVKTKPELASADNIASVGQYVCIDNHGCNQSITDISSLERFVLSVQK from the coding sequence GTGACTACAACATTTATTAGAAACCATCAATATAATTATATTAAGAAACAATCGGATTTCGTGCTCAAAACACTGCGGTCTGTAGCAGACCGGCGTGTCCTGGAGACCGTAAGGTACAGTGCTGAGGTGAATGTGACGGAGGCATTTTCTTCGCTTACTGTGGATCAGGAGCAAATGCTGAAGCCTATCTCCACCCTGGAGAAAGCCGAGGATTTCCAGCAGTATATCAGCGGCTTCGAGCCTTATCTGGAGCCATTTCCGCCGATTACACTGAAGCAGATTCAGAAGCTGTTTCCTAAGAATAAGAAGATGAAGCTACCTGATCTTGCATCGTTTGATTTTCGTTATGTGACGTATCTGGCCTGGGCAGACATTGCGACGAATAAGCTGTTCATTGTCTATCCATACGAAGGACAATTCATCGGCGTAGAGGGCAGAATAATACCGACCCACAAGAAAGGCTATTGCCTGTTCTGCAACCGCCAGCAGGAGCTTGCCTTCCTTACAGTCAAGACCAAGCCTGAGCTTGCTTCAGCAGATAACATAGCTTCTGTGGGGCAATACGTATGTATAGATAATCATGGATGTAATCAGAGTATCACCGATATAAGCTCGCTGGAGAGGTTCGTGCTCTCGGTGCAGAAATAA
- a CDS encoding glycoside hydrolase family 30 protein has protein sequence MDVKDIVWVSSTENGPWVTRSVEIAAADAPADLAFTGEIHQNIEGFGGCFNELGFEALNLLAAEDRSAVLHSLFHPEGDHKFSICRLPIGASDYALEWYSLNETDGDYAMEHFSIERDRKYLIPYIREALKLNPELKLFASPWSPPTWMKFPRAYNYGTLRWEKEILEAYALYFVKFVQAYAGEGITIHQVHVQNEVVADQKFPSCVWTGEQLREFIRDYLGPAFEQHGLDTEIWLGTINAPEPWDEWMKQKDSGFDAYAHTVLSDPEAYKYVQGVGYQWAGKYGIQRTVQAYPELRYMQTENECGDGENTWFYAKYVFNLYQHYFTNGVNAYIYWNMVLQPKGRSTWGWEQNSMITVEPDEYKAVHNPEFYVMKHFAHFVGPGSRRIGLKGKWTGNALAFGTPEGRRVLVIANPFKEARTILLANDETQYELNLAAESFNTLVL, from the coding sequence ATGGACGTTAAAGATATAGTCTGGGTATCAAGTACAGAGAATGGCCCATGGGTTACCCGAAGCGTGGAAATTGCAGCTGCGGACGCGCCGGCGGATCTGGCGTTCACCGGAGAAATTCATCAGAACATTGAAGGGTTCGGCGGATGCTTCAACGAGCTTGGATTCGAGGCGCTGAATCTGCTGGCTGCAGAAGACAGAAGCGCGGTGCTGCACTCGCTTTTCCATCCGGAAGGGGATCATAAGTTCAGCATTTGCCGGCTGCCGATCGGGGCGAGTGACTATGCACTTGAATGGTACAGCCTGAATGAAACCGATGGCGATTACGCCATGGAGCATTTCTCGATCGAACGGGACCGCAAGTACCTGATTCCGTACATCCGGGAGGCGCTGAAGCTGAATCCGGAGCTGAAATTATTCGCCTCCCCCTGGAGTCCGCCAACCTGGATGAAGTTCCCCCGGGCGTATAATTACGGCACGCTGCGCTGGGAGAAGGAGATTCTAGAGGCGTATGCTTTATACTTTGTGAAGTTTGTACAGGCGTATGCCGGGGAAGGCATCACCATCCATCAGGTTCATGTGCAGAATGAAGTCGTAGCGGATCAGAAATTCCCTTCGTGCGTATGGACCGGGGAGCAATTGCGTGAATTCATCCGCGACTATCTGGGACCGGCTTTTGAACAGCATGGCCTGGATACGGAAATATGGCTGGGCACGATTAATGCGCCGGAGCCGTGGGATGAGTGGATGAAGCAGAAGGACAGCGGATTCGATGCCTATGCGCACACGGTGTTAAGCGATCCTGAAGCATACAAATATGTGCAAGGCGTTGGCTACCAATGGGCGGGCAAATATGGCATTCAGCGTACGGTGCAGGCTTATCCTGAACTGCGCTACATGCAGACGGAGAATGAGTGCGGGGATGGGGAGAACACCTGGTTTTATGCCAAATATGTGTTTAACCTGTATCAGCATTACTTCACCAATGGTGTGAACGCCTATATTTACTGGAACATGGTGCTTCAGCCAAAGGGCCGCAGTACCTGGGGATGGGAACAGAACTCCATGATTACGGTAGAGCCGGATGAATACAAGGCCGTGCATAATCCCGAGTTCTACGTCATGAAGCATTTCGCCCATTTCGTTGGCCCCGGTTCCCGCAGAATCGGCCTGAAGGGCAAATGGACAGGCAATGCGCTGGCATTCGGGACGCCGGAAGGCAGACGGGTGCTGGTGATTGCGAATCCGTTCAAGGAAGCAAGAACGATTCTTTTGGCTAACGATGAAACGCAATATGAGCTCAATTTGGCTGCGGAATCTTTTAATACCCTTGTTCTGTAA
- a CDS encoding helix-turn-helix transcriptional regulator: MKIDRLISIIMILLERDKVSASKLAEMFEVTPRTIFRDIDSINQAGIPIVTYPGVRGGIGIMEQYKVEKRLFTVSDITALLTGLGSIHATMSGEEILNAMAKVKGLIPEEQVREIELKSGQIVIDHAPWLGNKILKLNLHDIKIAMDGCRLVSFSYSDQEGKPSSREVEPYRLVLKDSNWYLQGYCISRQDFRIFRLSRITGLKVLEGTFTPREFDPKPLHPPDQQVVTLTLQIDSSLRDLMLELCGEENVVPCGNHKFTVYFPFAENDFGYNMLLRMGDKCECLGPSHVRAELVRRIKGLLAVYEGE, translated from the coding sequence ATGAAAATAGACCGGTTAATCTCCATAATCATGATTCTGCTGGAACGCGACAAAGTGAGTGCCTCCAAGTTAGCAGAGATGTTCGAGGTCACGCCCCGTACCATCTTCAGGGATATTGATTCGATCAATCAGGCGGGAATTCCGATTGTTACGTATCCCGGGGTACGCGGCGGCATAGGCATCATGGAGCAATATAAGGTGGAGAAAAGATTATTTACCGTTTCGGATATCACCGCCCTGTTAACAGGTCTCGGGAGTATCCACGCTACGATGTCGGGTGAGGAAATCCTGAATGCGATGGCTAAGGTGAAGGGGCTGATTCCCGAGGAGCAGGTGCGGGAGATTGAGCTGAAATCCGGTCAGATCGTCATCGATCATGCGCCCTGGCTGGGCAATAAGATTCTGAAGCTGAATCTGCACGACATTAAGATTGCTATGGACGGGTGCAGACTGGTATCGTTCAGCTATAGTGATCAGGAGGGGAAGCCGAGCAGCCGGGAAGTTGAACCCTACCGCCTGGTGCTGAAGGACTCCAACTGGTATCTGCAGGGATATTGCATCTCCCGGCAGGATTTCCGCATCTTCCGGCTATCCCGCATCACTGGGCTTAAGGTGCTGGAGGGGACCTTCACGCCAAGGGAATTTGATCCTAAGCCGCTGCATCCGCCGGACCAGCAAGTGGTAACCCTTACGCTGCAGATAGATTCCTCATTACGGGATTTGATGCTTGAGCTATGCGGCGAGGAGAATGTAGTGCCCTGCGGGAACCATAAATTTACCGTGTACTTTCCATTTGCCGAGAATGATTTCGGGTATAATATGCTGCTGCGGATGGGGGATAAGTGCGAGTGTCTGGGGCCGTCCCATGTGCGGGCGGAGCTGGTGCGGAGAATCAAGGGGCTGCTGGCGGTGTATGAAGGGGAATGA
- a CDS encoding helix-turn-helix transcriptional regulator has product MDIHKYEHLVPNVFLFVDRRSFADWEIISSTIDFHDLSFIVEGKADYFINGKKFSVEAGDMLYVPSGSVREAHTFAEAPMHSFAFNFFWEGADNHVHLPFASVTKNRMTKEILDDIREFSHIWMGTQPFYRMKARAIFQLIVYRLLNIAHHQETPLLDPRIHKVMTYMMDHYAEDVTIKDLAEWIGLNSVYLGKLFKQNTGSTCKEFLNKVRVNNAEMILSAGGFNVSEVAEHCGYHDVAYFSNVFKSMKGYPPSAALK; this is encoded by the coding sequence ATGGACATCCACAAATACGAGCACCTTGTGCCTAATGTCTTTTTGTTTGTGGACCGCAGATCCTTTGCAGACTGGGAGATTATCAGCAGCACGATAGATTTCCATGATCTGTCGTTCATCGTGGAAGGCAAAGCGGATTACTTCATTAACGGGAAGAAATTCTCTGTAGAAGCCGGGGATATGCTCTATGTCCCTTCCGGCAGTGTAAGGGAAGCCCATACCTTTGCCGAGGCACCTATGCATTCCTTTGCGTTCAATTTCTTCTGGGAGGGTGCGGATAATCATGTGCACCTGCCGTTTGCGTCCGTAACAAAGAATAGGATGACTAAGGAAATCCTCGATGATATCAGGGAGTTCTCGCATATCTGGATGGGCACGCAGCCTTTCTACAGAATGAAGGCCCGGGCCATCTTCCAGCTGATTGTCTACCGCCTGCTTAATATTGCCCATCATCAGGAGACGCCGCTGCTTGATCCGAGAATCCATAAAGTAATGACTTATATGATGGATCACTATGCGGAGGACGTTACGATTAAGGATCTGGCGGAGTGGATCGGACTGAATTCCGTCTACCTGGGTAAGCTGTTCAAACAGAATACCGGCTCCACCTGCAAAGAATTCCTCAACAAGGTCAGGGTCAATAATGCCGAGATGATTCTGTCTGCGGGCGGGTTCAATGTGTCTGAGGTGGCTGAGCACTGCGGGTATCATGATGTGGCGTACTTCAGCAATGTGTTCAAAAGCATGAAGGGGTATCCGCCGTCAGCTGCTTTGAAGTGA